A single Pan paniscus chromosome 21, NHGRI_mPanPan1-v2.0_pri, whole genome shotgun sequence DNA region contains:
- the SCRT2 gene encoding transcriptional repressor scratch 2, with protein MPRSFLVKKIKGDGFQCSGVPAPTYHPLETAYVLPGARGPPGDNGYAPHCLPPSSYDADQKPGLELAPAEPAYPPAAPEEYSDPESPQSSLSARYFRGEAAVTDSYSMDAFFISDGRSRRRRGGGGGDAGGSGDAGGAGGRAGRAGAQAGGGHRHACAECGKTYATSSNLSRHKQTHRSLDSQLARKCPTCGKAYVSMPALAMHVLTHNLRHKCGVCGKAFSRPWLLQGHMRSHTGEKPFGCAHCGKAFADRSNLRAHMQTHSAFKHYRCRQCDKSFALKSYLHKHCEAACVKGAEPPPPTPAGPAS; from the exons ATGCCGCGCTCCTTCCTGGTAAAGAAGATCAAAGGGGACGGCTTCCAGTGCAGCGGGGTGCCGGCCCCCACCTACCACCCCTTGGAGACAGCCTACGTGCTGCCTGGCGCCCGGGGGCCTCCCGGGGACAACG GGTACGCCCCGCACTGCCTGCCCCCGAGCAGCTACGATGCGGACCAGAAGCCGGGCCTGGAGCTGGCCCCGGCCGAGCCCGCGTACCCGCCGGCGGCGCCGGAGGAGTACAGCGACCCCGAAAGCCCGCAGTCGAGCCTGTCGGCGCGCTACTTCCGAGGGGAGGCGGCAGTGACCGACAGCTACTCCATGGACGCCTTCTTCATCTCCGACGGGCGCtcgcggcggcggcggggcgggggcggcggggaCGCGGGGGGCTCGGGAGACGCGGGGGGCGCCGGGGGACGCGCGGGGCGCGCGGGGGCGCAGGCGGGCGGCGGGCACCGGCACGCGTGCGCCGAGTGCGGCAAGACCTACGCCACGTCGTCGAACCTGAGCCGCCACAAGCAGACGCACCGCAGCCTGGACAGCCAGCTGGCGCGCAAGTGCCCGACGTGCGGCAAGGCCTACGTGTCCATGCCCGCGCTCGCCATGCACGTGCTCACGCACAACCTGCGCCACAAGTGCGGCGTGTGCGGCAAGGCCTTCTCGCGGCCCTGGCTGCTGCAGGGCCACATGCGCTCGCACACCGGCGAAAAGCCGTTCGGCTGCGCGCACTGCGGCAAGGCCTTCGCCGACCGCTCCAACCTGCGCGCGCACATGCAGACGCACTCGGCCTTCAAGCATTACCGCTGCCGCCAGTGCGACAAGAGCTTCGCGCTCAAGTCCTACCTCCACAAGCACTGCGAGGCAGCCTGCGTCAAGGGGGCCGAGCCACCCCCGCCGACCCCCGCCGGCCCGGCCAGCTGA